One Brassica napus cultivar Da-Ae chromosome C2, Da-Ae, whole genome shotgun sequence DNA window includes the following coding sequences:
- the LOC125582325 gene encoding uncharacterized mitochondrial protein AtMg00860-like encodes MHLKSVLEVLRKERLFANLGKCSFGTDHVVFLGFVVGADELRVDEEKIKAIRDWPSPTTVGEVRSFHGLARFYRRFVHNFSSITAPLTEVIKKNVGFKWEQAQEGAFQILKVKLTQAPLLVLPDFSKTFEIECDASGVGIGAVLMQDRKPIAYFSEKLGGATLNYPTYDQEL; translated from the coding sequence ATGCATttgaaatctgttcttgaagtACTTAGGAAAGAACGTTTGTTTGCTAATCTTGGTAAGTGTTCTTTTGGGACAGATCACGTGGTCTTCTTAGGCTTTGTTGTAGGTGCAGATGAACTCAGAGTGGACGAAGAAAAGATCAAGGCCATCCGAGACTGGCCCAGTCCAACGACCGTGGGCGAGGTGAGAAGCTTTCACGGCCTGGCCAGGTTCTATCGAAGGTTTGTTCACAACTTCAGCTCTATAACCGCCCCTCTCACCgaagtgatcaagaagaacgttGGATTCAAGTGGGAACAAGCCCAAGAAGGGGCGTTCCAGATCCTTAAAGTGAAGTTGACTCAAGCCCCATTACTTGTTCTTCCTGATTTCTCTAAGACTTTCGAAATCGAATGTGATGCCTCGGGTGTAGGTATTGGTGCTGTCTTGATGCAGGATAGGAAACCcattgcttacttcagtgagaagcttggaggagccaCACTCAACTATCCCACTTATGACCAGGAACTGTAA
- the LOC125582326 gene encoding uncharacterized protein LOC125582326, with the protein MESEEDRNQTGNSYAGLSNLQMRALSDSMANLMNACLEQIHLRLDEIQNSQPVRSRNRQDRPWRNGRPNEEVGEEENQDDRSINRPRRGTQNHDQGDVNPFARTERTDEGLGGVKLKIPTFDGKNDPYAFLEWERKIELVFDCQNFSEIKKVRLAAAEFVGYAINWYDQVVTHRRRNGGPPTFTWDELSALMRRRFVPEHYHRELHQRLRRLLQGTKSVEDYHQEMEVLMLKADVDEPLDATMARFLSGLNRDIQDRMELQEYASMEQMLHKAILIEQQAKRKNYSKPAFVPKPSYQDKGKSPITTNTAFKTNAPARVDKGKMSRPWPLRQQVSKPESDDDKDDLEDKDDKDDLEDKDDHSPIFNEEGESFDYPHQGPLLVARKTMDEGLGPIIEEESDTDLNPAFDETLEPIYDDEDRQLDYPVHGRPWQFDKKRIHDGYTNRHSFDHKGKKITLVPLSPAEVHQDQLQLKKSRDKAPKPSEPKVSPRNSNFFIKGSQIDFVPGASLPNRPAYRTNPVKTKELQRQIGELLEKGYVRESLSPCDVPVLLVPIKDGTWRMCVDCRAINNITQEP; encoded by the exons ATGGAGAGTGAAGAAGATAGGAACCAAACCGGGAACTCTTATGCTGGTTTATCTAACTTGCAGATGAGAGCTCTCAGTGATTCTATGGCTAACCTTATGAATGCATGTTTGGAACAGATCCATCTCAGACTTGATGAGATCCAAAATAGCCAACCGGTCCGATCTAGAAACCGGCAAGATCGCCCATGGAGGAACGGACGGCCGAATGAAGAAGTCGGAGAGGAGGAGAACCAAGACGATCGTTCCATCAACCGTCCTAGGAGAGGAACCCAAAACCATGATCAaggtgatgtcaatccttttgCTAGAACTGAACGAACTGATGAGGGTTTAGGTGGAGTGAAACTTAAAATTCCAACTTTTGATGGTAAAAACGATCCATATGCTTTCcttgaatgggaaagaaaaattgaacttgtTTTTGATTGTCAAAATTTCTCTGAAATAAAAAAGGTTAGATTGGCCGCAGCTGAGTTTGttggctatgctattaactggtatgatcAAGTTGTGACTCACAGGAGAAGGAATGGCGGGCCACCAACCTTTACTTGGGATGAGCTCTCGGCCTTGATGAGGAGACGGTTTGTTCCAGAACATTACCACCGGGAACTCCACCAACGACTTAGACGTCTACTTCAAGGAACCAAATCCGTGGAGGACTACCACCAAGAGATGGAGGTCTTGATGCTCAAGGCGGATGTGGACGAGCCTTTAGACGCCACCATGGCCAGATTCCTTTCAGGTCTCAACCGAGACATTCAAGATCGAATGGAGCTTCAGGAGTATGCTAGTATGGAACAAATGCTACACAAGGCCATTCTGATCGAACAGCAAGCCAAAAGAAAGAACTACTCTAAACCGGCCTTTGTTCCCAAACCTAGCTATCAAGACAAAGGTAAGTCTCCAATCACAACAAATACTGCTTTTAAGACTAATGCCCCGGCTCGTGTTGACAAAGGCAAA ATGTCAAGGCCTTGGCCACTACGCCAGCAAGTGTCCAAACCAGAAAGTGATGACGATAAGGACGATCTAGAGGACAAGGACGATAAGGACGATCTAGAGGACAAGGACGACCACAGTCCTATCTTTAATGAGGAAGGAGAGTCCTTCGACTATCCCCACCAAGGGCCGCTCCTAGTCGCCAGAAAAACCATGGACGAAGGCCTTGGTCCGATCATTGAAGAAGAATCGGACACCGACCTAAACCCGGCCTTTGATGAGACACTTGAGCCGATCTATGATGATGAGGACAGACAGCTCGACTATCCAGTTCACG GACGACCCTGGCAGTTTGACAAGAAGAGAATACATGACGGTTACACCAACCGACACTCTTTTGATCATAAGGGAAAGAAGATCACCTTGGTTCCTCTCTCACCGGCCGAAGTCCACCAAGATCAGCTCCAGCTGAAGAAAAGCCGAGACAAAGCGCCCAAACCATCCGAACCTAAGGTATCTCCTAGGAACTCAAACTTCTTTATCAAAGGAAGCCAG ATCGACTTCGTCCCAGGTGCGTCTCTTCCAAACCGGCCAGCTTACCGAACCAATCCTGTGAAGACAAAGGAACTTCAGAGACAGATTGGAGAGCTTCTTGAGAAGGGATACGTCAGGGAGAGCCTCAGCCCTTGTGACGTTCCTGTCCTCCTTGTGCCCATAAAGGATGGCActtggcgcatgtgtgtggactgccgagccatcaatAACATTACG CAAGAACCTTGA
- the LOC125581888 gene encoding uncharacterized protein LOC125581888 isoform X2, producing MHTGEKKKDVPQKVLHYFPIIPRLKRMFRSEQMAKDLRWYFTNKSTDGKLWHPVDSVTWDQVNAKHPAFAAEERNLRLGLSTDGFNPFNMKNSMYSCWSVLLVNYNLLPDLCMKKENILLSLLIPGPQQPGNSIDVYLEPLIDDLNHLWSSGEVTYDAVTCCTFNLNAMLPWTISDFPAYENLAGCKVKGKMGCPLCGKKTDSMWLKFSRKHVYMCHRKGLPPTHSFRGKKKWFDGKAEQGRRGRILTGREISQNLRNFNNDFGNFKRSASKRKRIQSTDLSSDVEALSSESEEEEEEEEEEEEEEEVQVDEDELSRWKKRSIFFRLPYWEELPMRHNLDAIHVERNVAASLVSTLLHSGKSKDGLAARKDLEEFGIRQELHPKIQGKRTYLPPALWSLSKAEKKIFCRRLFDFKGPDGYCSNISRGVSLDDCKVSGKLLWPVERKTKEEGSQKRKKNKQMMMLSSCVLWRQVSNM from the exons ATGCACACtggtgagaagaagaaagatgtcCCACAGAAAGTATTACATTACTTTCCCATCATACCAAGATTGAAGAGGATGTTCCGGTCTGAGCAAATGGCAAAGGATTTGAGGTGGTACTTCACCAACAAAAGCACAGATGGAAAACTTTGGCACCCTGTTGATTCAGTGACATGGGATCAGGTGAATGCAAAACACCCGGCCTTTGCAGCAGAAGAAAGGAACCTGAGGCTTGGTCTTTCAACTGACGGATTTAATCCCTTCAATATGAAGAATTCGATGTACAGTTGCTGGTCTGTTTTGCTAGTGAACTATAACTTGCTGCCTGACCTATGCATGAAGAAGGAGAACATCTTGCTTTCGTTGTTGATTCCTGGTCCACAACAGCCTGGTAATAGCATCGATGTGTACTTAGAACCCCTCATCGACGATTTAAACCATCTGTGGAGCAGTGGAGAGGTAACCTACGATGCTGTAACTTGTTGTACTTTTAATCTTAATGCAATGCTGCCTTGGACGATCAGTGATTTCCCAGCTTATGAGAATCTTGCAGGCTGTAAAGTCAAGGGGAAAATGGGGTGTCCGTTATGTGGAAAGAAGACAGATAGTATGTGGCTAAAGTTCAGCAGAAAACATGTCTACATGTGCCATAGAAAGGGTCTGCCACCAACTCATAGTTTTAGAGGAAAGAAGAAGTGGTTTGATGGAAAAGCTGAACAAGGGAGAAGGGGTAGAATACTAACAGGTcgtgaaatttctcaaaatctgagaAACTTCAACAATGACTTTGGAAATTTTAAGAGATCTGCAAGTAAGAGGAAAAGGATTCAGAGTACTGATTTAAGCTCTGATGTTGAGGCTTTATCTAGTGaatcagaggaagaagaagaggaagaggaagaggaagaggaagaggaagaagttcaAGTCGATGAAGATGAGTTATCTCGGTGGAAGAAGAGATCAATCTTCTTCAGGCTACCATACTGGGAG GAACTTCCGATGAGACACAACTTGGATGCCATACATGTGGAGAGGAATGTGGCTGCGAGTTTAGTTTCCACATTGTTGCACTCTGGAAAATCTAAGGATGGTCTTGCTGCTCGTAAAGATCTGGAGGAATTTGGTATTAGGCAGGAGTTGCACCCTAAAATCCAAGGAAAACGAACATATCTTCCTCCAGCACTATGGTCTTTGTCGAAGGCAGAGAAGAAGATCTTTTGCAGGCGACTATTTGACTTCAAAGGGCCAGATGGATATTGCTCAAACATTTCAAGAGGTGTTTCACTAGATGACTGTAAAGTATCAG GTAAATTGTTATGGCCGGTGGAACGAAAAACAAAAGAGGAGGGAagccaaaaaagaaagaaaaacaagcagatgatgatgttgagttcGTGCGTACTTTGGAGACAGGTGAGCAACATGTGA
- the LOC125581888 gene encoding uncharacterized protein LOC125581888 isoform X1, which yields MHTGEKKKDVPQKVLHYFPIIPRLKRMFRSEQMAKDLRWYFTNKSTDGKLWHPVDSVTWDQVNAKHPAFAAEERNLRLGLSTDGFNPFNMKNSMYSCWSVLLVNYNLLPDLCMKKENILLSLLIPGPQQPGNSIDVYLEPLIDDLNHLWSSGEVTYDAVTCCTFNLNAMLPWTISDFPAYENLAGCKVKGKMGCPLCGKKTDSMWLKFSRKHVYMCHRKGLPPTHSFRGKKKWFDGKAEQGRRGRILTGREISQNLRNFNNDFGNFKRSASKRKRIQSTDLSSDVEALSSESEEEEEEEEEEEEEEEVQVDEDELSRWKKRSIFFRLPYWEELPMRHNLDAIHVERNVAASLVSTLLHSGKSKDGLAARKDLEEFGIRQELHPKIQGKRTYLPPALWSLSKAEKKIFCRRLFDFKGPDGYCSNISRGVSLDDCKVSGLKSHDYHVLMQQLLLIALKGSLPKGPRLAILRLCAFFNMLCQRVIDREKLLVMEAEIVETLCLFERFFPPSFFDIMVHFEVVRIVQYVVPESD from the exons ATGCACACtggtgagaagaagaaagatgtcCCACAGAAAGTATTACATTACTTTCCCATCATACCAAGATTGAAGAGGATGTTCCGGTCTGAGCAAATGGCAAAGGATTTGAGGTGGTACTTCACCAACAAAAGCACAGATGGAAAACTTTGGCACCCTGTTGATTCAGTGACATGGGATCAGGTGAATGCAAAACACCCGGCCTTTGCAGCAGAAGAAAGGAACCTGAGGCTTGGTCTTTCAACTGACGGATTTAATCCCTTCAATATGAAGAATTCGATGTACAGTTGCTGGTCTGTTTTGCTAGTGAACTATAACTTGCTGCCTGACCTATGCATGAAGAAGGAGAACATCTTGCTTTCGTTGTTGATTCCTGGTCCACAACAGCCTGGTAATAGCATCGATGTGTACTTAGAACCCCTCATCGACGATTTAAACCATCTGTGGAGCAGTGGAGAGGTAACCTACGATGCTGTAACTTGTTGTACTTTTAATCTTAATGCAATGCTGCCTTGGACGATCAGTGATTTCCCAGCTTATGAGAATCTTGCAGGCTGTAAAGTCAAGGGGAAAATGGGGTGTCCGTTATGTGGAAAGAAGACAGATAGTATGTGGCTAAAGTTCAGCAGAAAACATGTCTACATGTGCCATAGAAAGGGTCTGCCACCAACTCATAGTTTTAGAGGAAAGAAGAAGTGGTTTGATGGAAAAGCTGAACAAGGGAGAAGGGGTAGAATACTAACAGGTcgtgaaatttctcaaaatctgagaAACTTCAACAATGACTTTGGAAATTTTAAGAGATCTGCAAGTAAGAGGAAAAGGATTCAGAGTACTGATTTAAGCTCTGATGTTGAGGCTTTATCTAGTGaatcagaggaagaagaagaggaagaggaagaggaagaggaagaggaagaagttcaAGTCGATGAAGATGAGTTATCTCGGTGGAAGAAGAGATCAATCTTCTTCAGGCTACCATACTGGGAG GAACTTCCGATGAGACACAACTTGGATGCCATACATGTGGAGAGGAATGTGGCTGCGAGTTTAGTTTCCACATTGTTGCACTCTGGAAAATCTAAGGATGGTCTTGCTGCTCGTAAAGATCTGGAGGAATTTGGTATTAGGCAGGAGTTGCACCCTAAAATCCAAGGAAAACGAACATATCTTCCTCCAGCACTATGGTCTTTGTCGAAGGCAGAGAAGAAGATCTTTTGCAGGCGACTATTTGACTTCAAAGGGCCAGATGGATATTGCTCAAACATTTCAAGAGGTGTTTCACTAGATGACTGTAAAGTATCAGGTTTGAAATCCCATGACTATCATGTTTTAATGCAGCAACTTCTTCTGATTGCGCTTAAAGGATCGTTACCTAAAGGACCTAGGCTAGCCATTTTGAGGCTGTGCGCATTCTTCAATATGCTGTGTCAGAGAGTGATTGATAGGGAGAAGCTATTGGTTATGGAAGCTGAGATTGTTGAGACTCTATGCTTGTTTGAAAGATTTTTTCCTCCAAGCTTCTTTGATATCATGGTCCATTTTGAGGTTGTGCGCATTGTTCAATATGTTGTGCCAGAGAGTGATTGA
- the LOC125582327 gene encoding uncharacterized protein LOC125582327, with the protein MLLRTTSAPILNSWLQQHCSRESSPEPESLLQPRNRSLSLLASKSIDEHTGEILHQAFSEHRESVLKSSYNVHDSSNVLPRKQRRSSLDESSHGTAYNGKILDPSSNLLTERLFSGSRLGEKVSDVEDHPEALVMGGGGGMGSSGVKICNGGDDSGRSGSEDATDVYYREMINLTPGNSLLTGNYAKFLKELCASFIRKVFCGMWRMTRI; encoded by the exons atgttaCTGAGAACCACATCTGCTCCAATACTCAACTCATGGCTACAACAACACTGCTCGAGAGAATCGTCACCGGAGCCGGAGTCACTGCTCCAGCCCCGAAACAGATCGTTGTCTCTTCTCGCTTCAAAGTCCATAGATGAACACACTGGGGAGATATTGCACCAAGCTTTCTCTGAGCACAGGGAAAGCGTTCTTAAATCAAGTTACAACGTACATGACAGCAGTAACGTATTACCACGAAAGCAACGAAGGTCATCGTTAGATGAAAGTTCCCATGGAACAGCCTACAACGGAAAGATTTTGGATCCGTCCTCGAACCTTTTAACGGAAAGACTGTTCTCGGGCTCTAGGCTGGGAGAGAAGGTCAGTGATGTTGAAGATCATCCGGAGGCTCTTGTGatgggtggtggtggtggtatgGGGAGCAGCGGCGTCAAGATCTGTAACGGCGGAGATGACAGTGGAAGAAGTGGAAGTGAGGACGCCACCGATGTGTATTACCGGGAGATGATCAACTTGACACCTGGAAATTCGCTTCTGACCGGAAACTACGCCAAGTTTTTGAAAGAG CTATGTGCAAGCTTCATACGCAAGGTTTTTTGTGGGATGTGGAGGATGACgagaatatga
- the LOC125582328 gene encoding uncharacterized protein LOC125582328, translating to MVQETVEQVEMLKMRLREAHDRQKSYADKRRKDLEFQVGDLVYLKMRTFQGGSKTRKLKKLKPRYMGPYPILERIGAVAYRLDLSEEKVVREPELILQQPPSDLGRNLRAPCQPVELLDRQVKADDGMMTMLVKVRWERDGIQEETWESEPQMMIDYPELFRVDIGHDNL from the exons ATGGTTCAAGAGACAGTTGAGCAGGTTGAGATGCTTAAGATGCGGCTTAGGGAAGCCCATGACCGTcagaagagttatgcagataAGCGGCGTAAAGATTTGGAGTTCCAGGTTGGCGACCTGGTATACCTGAAAATGAGGACATTTCAGGGAGGATCTAAGACTCGGAAGCTGAAGAAGCTTAAACCGAGATATATGGGACCATATCCCATTTTGGAGCGAATTGGAGCAGTTGCTTACCGATTGGATTTATCCGAAGA GAAAGTCGTGAGAGAACCAGAGCTCATTTTGCAGCAGCCGCCCAGTGACCTTGGTAGGAATTTGCGTGCGCCGTGTCAGCCAGTAGAGCTATTGGATCGCCAAGTGAAAGCAGATGATGGTATGATGACTATGTTGGTCAAAGTTCGTTGGGAGAGAGATGGTATTCAGGAAGAAACTTGGGAGTCCGAGCCCCAGATGATGATTGATTATCCGGAGCTTTTCCGGGTTGACATTGGACATGACAACTTATGA
- the LOC125582329 gene encoding uncharacterized protein LOC125582329, with product MESEEDRNQTGNSYAGLSNLQMRALSDSMANLMNACLEQIHLRLDEIQNSQPVRSRNRQDRPWRNGRPNEEVGEEENQDDRSINRPRRGTQNHDQGDVNPFARTERTDEGLGGVKLKIPTFDGKNDPYAFLEWERKIELVFDCQNFSEIKKVRLAAAEFVGYAINWYDQVVTHRRRNGGPPTFTWDELSALMRRRFVPEHYHRELHQRLRRLLQGTKSVEDYHQEMEVLMLKADVDEPLDATMARFLSGLNRDIQDRMELQEYASMEQMLHKAILIEQQAKRKNYSKPAFVPKPSYQDKGKSPITTNTAFKTNAPARVDKGKMSRPWPLRQQVSKPESDDDKDDLEDKDDKDDLEDKDDHSPIFNEEGESFDYPHQGPLLVARKTMDEGLGPIIEEESDTDLNPAFDETLEPIYDDEDRQLDYPVHGRPWQFDKKRIHDGYTNRHSFDHKGKKITLVPLSPAEVHQDQLQLKKSRDKAPKPSEPKVSPRNSNFFIKGSQIDFVPGASLPNRPAYRTNPVKTKELQRQIGELLEKGYVRESLSPCDVPVLLVPIKDGTWRMCVDCRAINNITVKYRHPIPRLDDMLDELHGSSVSRGLLRLVVGADELRVDEEKIKAIRDWPSPTTVGEVRSFHGLARFYRRFVHNFSSITAPLTEVIKKNVGFKWEQAQEGAFQILKVKLTQAPLLVLPDFSKTFEIECDASGVGIGAVLMQDRKPIAYFSEKLGGATLNYPTYDQEL from the exons ATGGAGAGTGAAGAAGATAGGAACCAAACCGGGAACTCTTATGCTGGTTTATCTAACTTGCAGATGAGAGCTCTCAGTGATTCTATGGCTAACCTTATGAATGCATGTTTGGAACAGATCCATCTCAGACTTGATGAGATCCAAAATAGCCAACCGGTCCGATCTAGAAACCGGCAAGATCGCCCATGGAGGAACGGACGGCCGAATGAAGAAGTCGGAGAGGAGGAGAACCAAGACGATCGTTCCATCAACCGTCCTAGGAGAGGAACCCAAAACCATGATCAaggtgatgtcaatccttttgCTAGAACTGAACGAACTGATGAGGGTTTAGGTGGAGTGAAACTTAAAATTCCAACTTTTGATGGTAAAAACGATCCATATGCTTTCcttgaatgggaaagaaaaattgaacttgtTTTTGATTGTCAAAATTTCTCTGAAATAAAAAAGGTTAGATTGGCCGCAGCTGAGTTTGttggctatgctattaactggtatgatcAAGTTGTGACTCACAGGAGAAGGAATGGCGGGCCACCAACCTTTACTTGGGATGAGCTCTCGGCCTTGATGAGGAGACGGTTTGTTCCAGAACATTACCACCGGGAACTCCACCAACGACTTAGACGTCTACTTCAAGGAACCAAATCCGTGGAGGACTACCACCAAGAGATGGAGGTCTTGATGCTCAAGGCGGATGTGGACGAGCCTTTAGACGCCACCATGGCCAGATTCCTTTCAGGTCTCAACCGAGACATTCAAGATCGAATGGAGCTTCAGGAGTATGCTAGTATGGAACAAATGCTACACAAGGCCATTCTGATCGAACAGCAAGCCAAAAGAAAGAACTACTCTAAACCGGCCTTTGTTCCCAAACCTAGCTATCAAGACAAAGGTAAGTCTCCAATCACAACAAATACTGCTTTTAAGACTAATGCCCCGGCTCGTGTTGACAAAGGCAAA ATGTCAAGGCCTTGGCCACTACGCCAGCAAGTGTCCAAACCAGAAAGTGATGACGATAAGGACGATCTAGAGGACAAGGACGATAAGGACGATCTAGAGGACAAGGACGACCACAGTCCTATCTTTAATGAGGAAGGAGAGTCCTTCGACTATCCCCACCAAGGGCCGCTCCTAGTCGCCAGAAAAACCATGGACGAAGGCCTTGGTCCGATCATTGAAGAAGAATCGGACACCGACCTAAACCCGGCCTTTGATGAGACACTTGAGCCGATCTATGATGATGAGGACAGACAGCTCGACTATCCAGTTCACG GACGACCCTGGCAGTTTGACAAGAAGAGAATACATGACGGTTACACCAACCGACACTCTTTTGATCATAAGGGAAAGAAGATCACCTTGGTTCCTCTCTCACCGGCCGAAGTCCACCAAGATCAGCTCCAGCTGAAGAAAAGCCGAGACAAAGCGCCCAAACCATCCGAACCTAAGGTATCTCCTAGGAACTCAAACTTCTTTATCAAAGGAAGCCAG ATCGACTTCGTCCCAGGTGCGTCTCTTCCAAACCGGCCAGCTTACCGAACCAATCCTGTGAAGACAAAGGAACTTCAGAGACAGATTGGAGAGCTTCTTGAGAAGGGATACGTCAGGGAGAGCCTCAGCCCTTGTGACGTTCCTGTCCTCCTTGTGCCCATAAAGGATGGCActtggcgcatgtgtgtggactgccgagccatcaatAACATTACGGTAAAGTATAGACATCCAATCCCTAGGCTTGATGACATGCTTGATGAGTTGCATGGATCTTCTGT ATCACGTGGTCTTCTTAGGCTTGTTGTAGGTGCAGATGAACTCAGAGTGGACGAAGAAAAGATCAAGGCCATCCGAGACTGGCCCAGTCCAACGACCGTGGGCGAGGTGAGAAGCTTTCACGGCCTGGCCAGGTTCTATCGAAGGTTTGTTCACAACTTCAGCTCTATAACCGCCCCTCTCACCgaagtgatcaagaagaacgttGGATTCAAGTGGGAACAAGCCCAAGAAGGGGCGTTCCAGATCCTTAAAGTGAAGTTGACTCAAGCCCCATTACTTGTTCTTCCTGATTTCTCTAAGACTTTCGAAATCGAATGTGATGCCTCGGGTGTAGGTATTGGTGCTGTCTTGATGCAGGATAGGAAACCcattgcttacttcagtgagaagcttggaggagccaCACTCAACTATCCCACTTATGACCAGGAACTGTAA